From one Anticarsia gemmatalis isolate Benzon Research Colony breed Stoneville strain chromosome 20, ilAntGemm2 primary, whole genome shotgun sequence genomic stretch:
- the LOC142981812 gene encoding uncharacterized protein LOC142981812: MFSVKLVALFFIVSVAVSWIPGSPSTGVALAASKLHIDGSTNVVNNGYIGQMVVGSSRDGGETAAKSGGLAHMGVVDINRSNKVVYSKPEEIRRMFTIAKNQGFKARISLLDVISMVAIVVTYNFHINSF, encoded by the exons ATGTTCTCTGTAAAGTTAGTCGCTCTGTTCTTCATTGTGTCTGTGGCTGTCTCAT GGATACCAGGCAGTCCCAGCACCGGAGTCGCACTAGCTGCTTCTAAACTTCACATAGATGGATCTACTAACGTCGTCAACAACGGATATATCGGTCAAATGGTAGTTGGCTCATCACGTGACGGTGGAGAGACTGCAGCAAAGTCAGGTGGACTCGCTCATATGGGAGTTGTTGATATCAATCGATCTAATAAAGTTGTATACAGCAAACCTGAGGAAATTCGCCGGATGTTTACAATAGCTAAGAATCAAGGATTCAAGGCTCGCATCTCACTTCTAGATGTTATTAGTATGGTCGCAATTGTAGTCACCTATAACTTTcatataaattcattttaa
- the LOC142981909 gene encoding uncharacterized protein LOC142981909 has protein sequence MFSVKLVALFFIVSVAVSWIPGSPNTGVALAAPRLHIDGSTTIVNNGDMGQVVLATSRDGGETASKLAGLAHMGDIEIDQSNNVVNGKDAKIHQLVTIAANQRFTATSNY, from the exons ATGTTCTCTGTAAAGTTAGTCGCTCTGTTCTTCATTGTGTCTGTGGCTGTCTCAT GGATACCAGGCAGTCCCAACACCGGAGTCGCACTAGCTGCTCCTAGGCTTCACATAGATGGATCAACTACCATTGTCAACAACGGAGACATGGGTCAGGTGGTGCTCGCCACATCACGTGACGGTGGAGAGACTGCATCGAAGTTAGCTGGACTCGCTCACATGGGAGACATTGAAATTGATCAATCTAATAATGTTGTAAACGGGAAAGATGCCAAAATTCACCAGTTGGTAACAATAGCTGCGAATCAAAGATTCACAGCTACATCTAACTACTAG
- the LOC142981910 gene encoding uncharacterized protein LOC142981910 has protein sequence MFSVKLVALFFIVSVAVSWIPGSPSTGVALAAPRLHIDGSTSIVNNGDMGQVVLATSRDGGETASKLAGLAHMGDIDIDQSHNIVNAKDAKIHQLVEMAANQGFTATSYY, from the exons ATGTTCTCTGTAAAGTTAGTCGCTCTGTTCTTCATTGTGTCTGTGGCTGTCTCAT GGATACCAGGCAGTCCCAGCACCGGAGTCGCACTAGCTGCTCCTAGGCTTCACATAGATGGATCAACTAGCATCGTCAACAACGGAGACATGGGTCAAGTGGTGCTTGCCACATCACGTGACGGTGGAGAGACTGCATCGAAGTTAGCTGGACTCGCTCACATGGGAGACATTGATATTGATCAAtctcataatattgtaaacgcGAAAGATGCTAAAATTCACCAGTTGGTAGAAATGGCTGCGAATCAAGGATTCACAGCTACATCTTACTACTAG
- the LOC142981946 gene encoding uncharacterized protein LOC142981946: MFSVKLVALFFIVSVAVSWIPGSPNTGVALAAPKIHIDGSTSILNNGDMGQVVLANSRDGGETASKLAGLAHMGDIDIDQSNNIVNAKDAKIHQLVEMAANQGFTATSYY, from the exons ATGTTCTCTGTAAAGTTAGTCGCTCTGTTCTTCATTGTGTCTGTGGCTGTCTCAT GGATACCAGGCAGTCCCAACACCGGAGTCGCACTAGCTGCTCCAAAGATTCACATAGATGGATCAACTAGCATCCTCAACAACGGAGACATGGGTCAGGTGGTACTTGCCAATTCACGTGACGGTGGAGAGACTGCATCGAAGTTAGCTGGACTCGCTCACATGGGAGACATTGATATTGATCAatctaataatattgtaaacgcGAAAGATGCTAAAATTCACCAGTTGGTAGAAATGGCTGCGAATCAAGGATTCACAGCTACATCTTACTACTAG
- the LOC142981911 gene encoding uncharacterized protein LOC142981911: MFSVKLVALFFIVSVAVSWIPGSPNTGVALAAPKIHIDGSTSILNNGDMGQVVLANSRDGGETASKLAGLAHMGDIDIDQSNNIVNAKGAKIHQLVEMAANQGFTATSYY; encoded by the exons ATGTTCTCTGTAAAGTTAGTCGCTCTGTTCTTCATTGTGTCTGTGGCTGTCTCAT GGATACCAGGCAGTCCCAACACCGGAGTCGCACTAGCTGCTCCAAAGATTCACATAGATGGATCAACTAGCATCCTCAACAACGGAGACATGGGTCAGGTGGTACTTGCCAATTCACGTGACGGTGGAGAGACTGCATCGAAGTTAGCTGGACTCGCTCACATGGGAGACATTGATATTGATCAatctaataatattgtaaacgcGAAAGGTGCTAAAATTCACCAGTTGGTAGAAATGGCTGCGAATCAAGGATTCACAGCAACATCTTACTACTAG
- the LOC142981912 gene encoding uncharacterized protein LOC142981912 has translation MFSVKLVALFFIVSVAVSWIPGSPNTGVALAAPKIHIDGSTSILNNGDMGQVVLATSRDGGETASKLAGLAHMGDIDINQSNNIVNAKDAKIHQLVEMAANQGFTATTYY, from the exons ATGTTCTCTGTAAAGTTAGTCGCTCTGTTCTTCATTGTGTCTGTGGCTGTCTCAT GGATACCAGGCAGTCCCAACACCGGAGTCGCACTAGCTGCTCCAAAGATTCACATAGATGGATCAACTAGCATCCTCAACAACGGAGACATGGGTCAGGTGGTGCTTGCCACATCACGTGACGGTGGAGAGACTGCATCGAAGTTAGCTGGACTCGCTCACATGGGAGACATTGATATTAATCAatctaataatattgtaaacgcGAAAGATGCTAAAATTCACCAGTTGGTAGAAATGGCTGCGAATCAAGGATTTACAGCTACAACTTACTACTAG